In the genome of Ctenopharyngodon idella isolate HZGC_01 chromosome 19, HZGC01, whole genome shotgun sequence, one region contains:
- the ubp1 gene encoding upstream-binding protein 1 isoform X2, whose translation MAWVLKMDDATIESGLVHDFDASLSGIGQELGAGAYSMSDVLALPIFKQEDVSVPVESDTKNPPFQYVLCAATSPAVKLHEETLTYLNQGQSYEIRLLDNRKIGEMPELNNKTVKSLVRVVFHDRRLQYMEHQQLEGWKWNRPGDRLLDIDIPMSVGITEPHTHASQLNAAEFLWDLSKRASVFVQVHCISTEFTPRKHGGEKGVPFRIQIDTFKQNESGEYTEHLHSASCQIKVFKPKGADRKQKTDREKMEKRTAQEKEKYQPSYDTTILSETRLEPVIEEAVEHELKKSSKRTLPADCGDSIAKSKRGSCSPWPDNAYVNPNTAATPTFTSSTNTYSTSSTVPDSESSSPNHQGDLGSLMSVESLSPTASIQDTQKWLLKNRFNSYSRIFTHFSGSDLLKLTREDLVQICGAADGIRLYNALKSRAVRPRLTVYVSLEASQSESPLLGKRGHCKNGEHSSPTSIPVYHALYLEEMTACELTRKISSVLALPLVHINQVYKQGPTGIHILLSDQMVYNFPDESSFIISTIQDDTTDGFHLVLK comes from the exons ATGGCGTGGGTGCTGAAGATGGACGATGCGACCATCGAGTCCGGGCTCGTGCACGACTTCGATGCCAGTTTGTCAGGCATCGGCCAGGAGCTCGGGGCTGGCGCGTACAGCATGAG TGATGTGTtggctctgcccatctttaagCAGGAAGATGTTAGCGTCCCTGTGGAGTCTGACACCAAGAATCCTCCGTTTCAGTACGTGCTGTGTGCCGCCACCTCCCCTGCTGTGAAACTGCACGAGGAGACGCTCACCTACCTAAACCAAG GCCAGTCTTATGAGATCCGATTGcttgataacaggaaaataggGGAGATGCCTGAACTCAACAACAAAACTGTGAAG AGTTTAGTTAGGGTGGTTTTCCATGACCGAAGGCTTCAGTACATGGAGCATCAGCAGCTGGAGGGCTGGAAATGGAATCGGCCTGGCGACCGCCTCCTCGACATCG ATATCCCCATGTCAGTTGGCATCACCGAGCCCCACACACACGCGTCACAGCTAAACGCCGCAGAGTTCCTGTGGGATCTTTCCAAGCGAGCGTCTGTGTTTGTTCAG GTTCATTGCATCAGTACAGAGTTCACCCCACGGAAACATGGCGGAGAGAAAGGAGTTCCATTCCGGATCCAGATTGACAcctttaaacaaaatgaaagtggAGAATATACTGAGCACCTGCACTCTGCCAGCTGCCAGATCAAAGTCTTTAAG CCAAAGGGAgcagacagaaaacaaaaaacagacagagagaagatGGAGAAACGGACTGCGCAGGAGAAAGAGAAATACCAGCCCTCTTATGATACCACTATTTTGTCAGAG ACTCGATTGGAGCCTGTGATTGAGGAGGCTGTGGAACATGAGCTAAAGAAATCCAGCAAGCGGACACTTCCTGCAGACTGTGGTGATTCCATCGCCAAAAGCAAGAGAGGAAGT TGCTCTCCATGGCCAGATAATGCGTACGTCAACCCCAATACAGCAGCTACACCGACCTTCACCTCCAGCACAAACACCTACAGCACTAGCAGCACAGTACCAGACAG tgaGTCCTCTTCACCTAACCACCAAGGGGATCTTGGTAGTCTCATGTCTGTGGAG TCTCTGAGTCCCACAGCCTCTATACAGGACACACAGAAGTGGCTCCTTAAGAACAGATTCAACTCATACAGTCGTATTTTCACCCATTTCTCAG GTTCTGATCTACTGAAATTAACTCGTGAGGATTTAGTCCAAATTTGTGGAGCAGCCGATGGAATCAGACTCTACAATGCACTTAAATCAAG AGCGGTGCGTCCCAGACTCACGGTCTACGTGTCTCTGGAAGCGTCTCAGAGCGAGAGCCCTCTGCTGGGGAAACGGGGCCACTGCAAAAACGGCGAACACAGCAGTCCAACATCCATACCTG ttTACCATGCTCTTTACCTTGAGGAGATGACCGCTTGTGAGCTTACTAGGAAAATCTCCAGTGTCTTGGCGCTGCCGCTGGTCCACATCAACCAAGTCTACAAACAGGGGCCGACAGGGATACACATACTACTCAGTGACCAG ATGGTTTATAACTTCCCCGACGAGAGCAGTTTCATCATCAGCACAATACAAG ATGATACCACTGATGGATTTCACCTTGTTCTGAAGTAG
- the ubp1 gene encoding upstream-binding protein 1 isoform X1, which produces MAWVLKMDDATIESGLVHDFDASLSGIGQELGAGAYSMSDVLALPIFKQEDVSVPVESDTKNPPFQYVLCAATSPAVKLHEETLTYLNQGQSYEIRLLDNRKIGEMPELNNKTVKSLVRVVFHDRRLQYMEHQQLEGWKWNRPGDRLLDIDIPMSVGITEPHTHASQLNAAEFLWDLSKRASVFVQVHCISTEFTPRKHGGEKGVPFRIQIDTFKQNESGEYTEHLHSASCQIKVFKVTSHACKHASNTRKCIFGYRPQPKGADRKQKTDREKMEKRTAQEKEKYQPSYDTTILSETRLEPVIEEAVEHELKKSSKRTLPADCGDSIAKSKRGSCSPWPDNAYVNPNTAATPTFTSSTNTYSTSSTVPDSESSSPNHQGDLGSLMSVESLSPTASIQDTQKWLLKNRFNSYSRIFTHFSGSDLLKLTREDLVQICGAADGIRLYNALKSRAVRPRLTVYVSLEASQSESPLLGKRGHCKNGEHSSPTSIPVYHALYLEEMTACELTRKISSVLALPLVHINQVYKQGPTGIHILLSDQMVYNFPDESSFIISTIQDDTTDGFHLVLK; this is translated from the exons ATGGCGTGGGTGCTGAAGATGGACGATGCGACCATCGAGTCCGGGCTCGTGCACGACTTCGATGCCAGTTTGTCAGGCATCGGCCAGGAGCTCGGGGCTGGCGCGTACAGCATGAG TGATGTGTtggctctgcccatctttaagCAGGAAGATGTTAGCGTCCCTGTGGAGTCTGACACCAAGAATCCTCCGTTTCAGTACGTGCTGTGTGCCGCCACCTCCCCTGCTGTGAAACTGCACGAGGAGACGCTCACCTACCTAAACCAAG GCCAGTCTTATGAGATCCGATTGcttgataacaggaaaataggGGAGATGCCTGAACTCAACAACAAAACTGTGAAG AGTTTAGTTAGGGTGGTTTTCCATGACCGAAGGCTTCAGTACATGGAGCATCAGCAGCTGGAGGGCTGGAAATGGAATCGGCCTGGCGACCGCCTCCTCGACATCG ATATCCCCATGTCAGTTGGCATCACCGAGCCCCACACACACGCGTCACAGCTAAACGCCGCAGAGTTCCTGTGGGATCTTTCCAAGCGAGCGTCTGTGTTTGTTCAG GTTCATTGCATCAGTACAGAGTTCACCCCACGGAAACATGGCGGAGAGAAAGGAGTTCCATTCCGGATCCAGATTGACAcctttaaacaaaatgaaagtggAGAATATACTGAGCACCTGCACTCTGCCAGCTGCCAGATCAAAGTCTTTAAGGTGACGTCACATGCATGCAAGCATGCATCAAATACAAGGAAATGTATATTTGGTTACAGACCTCAG CCAAAGGGAgcagacagaaaacaaaaaacagacagagagaagatGGAGAAACGGACTGCGCAGGAGAAAGAGAAATACCAGCCCTCTTATGATACCACTATTTTGTCAGAG ACTCGATTGGAGCCTGTGATTGAGGAGGCTGTGGAACATGAGCTAAAGAAATCCAGCAAGCGGACACTTCCTGCAGACTGTGGTGATTCCATCGCCAAAAGCAAGAGAGGAAGT TGCTCTCCATGGCCAGATAATGCGTACGTCAACCCCAATACAGCAGCTACACCGACCTTCACCTCCAGCACAAACACCTACAGCACTAGCAGCACAGTACCAGACAG tgaGTCCTCTTCACCTAACCACCAAGGGGATCTTGGTAGTCTCATGTCTGTGGAG TCTCTGAGTCCCACAGCCTCTATACAGGACACACAGAAGTGGCTCCTTAAGAACAGATTCAACTCATACAGTCGTATTTTCACCCATTTCTCAG GTTCTGATCTACTGAAATTAACTCGTGAGGATTTAGTCCAAATTTGTGGAGCAGCCGATGGAATCAGACTCTACAATGCACTTAAATCAAG AGCGGTGCGTCCCAGACTCACGGTCTACGTGTCTCTGGAAGCGTCTCAGAGCGAGAGCCCTCTGCTGGGGAAACGGGGCCACTGCAAAAACGGCGAACACAGCAGTCCAACATCCATACCTG ttTACCATGCTCTTTACCTTGAGGAGATGACCGCTTGTGAGCTTACTAGGAAAATCTCCAGTGTCTTGGCGCTGCCGCTGGTCCACATCAACCAAGTCTACAAACAGGGGCCGACAGGGATACACATACTACTCAGTGACCAG ATGGTTTATAACTTCCCCGACGAGAGCAGTTTCATCATCAGCACAATACAAG ATGATACCACTGATGGATTTCACCTTGTTCTGAAGTAG